In the genome of Campylobacter avium LMG 24591, the window AAAATAAAAAAAAATCCAAACAAATACCCGTTCAAAACACTATAAATTTAGTTCAAGGCGATATTTTAATACCTGATTTTACCTTTGATAGCTTTGTTGTAGGCCCTTCGAACGAATACGCTTACAGCGTGTGCAAAGCCGTTAGCAACAAAAAAAATTTAGGCAAGCTTTATAATCCTATCTTCATATATGGGCCAACAGGACTTGGCAAAACGCATCTTATGCAAGCTGTGGGTAATGCCTGTGCTGAATTTGGCAAAAAGATAGTAAATGTAGTTAGCACTAGATTTGCAAACGACTTTGTGTATCACTTAGAAAATAATATCTTGGCTAAATTCAGGGAAAAATACACAAGCTGCGATGTTTTGCTCATAGATGATGTGCAATTTCTTGGTAAAACAGATAGAATACAAGATGAGTTTTTTTCTATATTTAACGAAATCAAAAGTAAGGCAGGTCAAATAATCGTAACAAGCGATAATCCGCCAAATATGCTAAGAGGCATTACAGATAGGCTAAAATCGCGTTTTGCAAATGGTATAATAGCTGATATAACCCAGCCCGAGCTTGACACTAAAAAAGCTATAATTAGAAAAAAATGCGAAATGAATGATATAAGATTAAATGATGATATAATCTTTTACATAGCAAGTTCCATGGGTGATAATATAAGAGAAATAGAAGGTATGATAACAAATATAAATGCTTATTCTAAGATCATGGGCATTGAGATAAATTTAGAAATAGTAAAAATGATAATGAAAGATCACATAAAAGAAACTAAGGAAAATATTTCTTTAGATGATATATTTGAAGTGATTTGCAAGGAATTTAACGTAAAAAGTGCGGATGTGAAATCAAACAAAAAAACAAGTAATATAGTGAAAATAAAAAGGATTATAATCTTTCTAGCAAGGGAGCTTACGACTGTTTCCACTCCTCAGCTTGCTAGGGTATTTAGTATGAAAGATCACACATCAATTTCACATAACATAAAAAAGATAAGAGAAGAAATAGAAAAAGATAATGAATTACAAGCTAGAATAAACGAACTTAAAAACAAAATTTTGATAAAAAGAAGGAATGAAAGTGAAATTATGTGAAAAAAATAAAAATAATTTCACATAAAAAGAAACCAAGTTGTAATATTTTGCTTTGAAATTTCACATTTTCACTAGCACTTATTATTAGTACTGAATTTAAAATAAAATAAAGGAGAAAAAATGAAACTAAGCATAAACAAAAATAATCTTGAATCA includes:
- the dnaA gene encoding chromosomal replication initiator protein DnaA, which translates into the protein MDARELLSAFKEKVSKSEFDTFISNLSLDDKLTKPDYIVFNAPNDLIAKFIQTRYANKISEHYEILSGNKAKVYIHGKNKKKSKQIPVQNTINLVQGDILIPDFTFDSFVVGPSNEYAYSVCKAVSNKKNLGKLYNPIFIYGPTGLGKTHLMQAVGNACAEFGKKIVNVVSTRFANDFVYHLENNILAKFREKYTSCDVLLIDDVQFLGKTDRIQDEFFSIFNEIKSKAGQIIVTSDNPPNMLRGITDRLKSRFANGIIADITQPELDTKKAIIRKKCEMNDIRLNDDIIFYIASSMGDNIREIEGMITNINAYSKIMGIEINLEIVKMIMKDHIKETKENISLDDIFEVICKEFNVKSADVKSNKKTSNIVKIKRIIIFLARELTTVSTPQLARVFSMKDHTSISHNIKKIREEIEKDNELQARINELKNKILIKRRNESEIM